The window TTACATCATCGGCTTCCATACCTGCCACACCAAAGTTTTGCCAACCAATCTGCTCTGATAAAGTTTTCGCCATATCAAATTGCGGAAGCATTTCCTCTGGGGGTGCTGGACGATTCGCTTTATAACCATCATATAATTCATTACGAAACGTATGTGCACCCATATCCCAGCATACGGCTATATGTGTTGGTTGCATGATTGACTGTGCTGTCAATACATGTCGTACAAAGCCTTGCGCACCGTTTGTCGGTGTACCGTCTTCTAGGCGTATAAAATGTCCCATTGCTGCTGAAGCAAAAAATGACCGGAATAATAAAGCCATGCCATCTACAATTAAAAGTTTTGGTTTAGTTGTCATTGTTAAAATCCTCTCTATCAAACATTCCTTTATTATAGCAACAATGATTGAACTATGCTTTAGATGGGAATAAATCATAAAAGATAATATTAGGGGGATTATTAATATGACAATCCATCGTGGTACTTTATATTGGCCAACGACAACTCACAAAGACCTTTCTATTATAGAAAATCCGATTGAACCTTTTTATGATGTCATTATTATCGGGGGTGGCATAGCTGGTTTTCTAGCTGCACACACTTGCTTAGAAGCAGGCCTAAAAGTTGCCCTGATTGAGAAAAACGACATTGCAATGGGCAGTACGGCCGCTAACACAGGGATTTTACACTATAGTAATGATATTATGTTGCATGAACTAATTGAGCAAATTGGCGAAAAAGATGCGGTTCGCTTTTATAGAATGTGCTATGAAGCTGTTCAAAATATTGAAACGATTGCCCATACACTACCTGACCATGCAGATTTTCGACGCCGACAAAGTATTTGCTTTGCTAGTAAAACTCGTGATGCTTCCAAGTTGTTGTGTGAATTTAAAACGTTGCATAGACATGGGTTTCCTTGTGAATATTGGAATGAAGTTATCATAAAAGAGCGTCTTGGCTTTGAAAAAGATGGCGCCCTTGTTACATTTAATGACGCTGAATTTAATCCTGTAAAGTTCGTTCAGTCTCTTGCAGAGCAATGCCAACAAAAAGGGCTCCATATCTATACAAATATTATGGTTAATGTACTAGAGGATACAAATGAGGGCACTATTTTGCATACCATTAACGGTCAATTCACTACACGCAATTTAATATTCGCTACTGGCTATCAAAATCTTCCTTATGGACAGTTAAAAGGTACGAATTTAAAACGGTCCTATAGTATTGTGACCAATTCTATTGAAAATTTTAAACCATGGTTTGAACAATCACTCATATGGGAAACGAAACGTCCTTACTTGTATATGCGCACAACGCCAGACAATCGTATAATAATCGGCGGACTTGATGAAGATAAAGCTAAAATACCAAAATCTGAGGAAAAGTTGGAGAAACAATCCAATAAGCTACTTGAATTATTGCAAGAGCTATTTCCTCAATATGATGTAAAAATAGATTACAGTTACTGTGCAACCTTTGGCGATTCACTAGATTATCTACCCTTTATAGGCGAACATCCTAATCATTCACATTACTACTATTTACTTGGCTATGGTGGAAATGGTACTGTTTATAGCATGCTTGGCGTAAACATTATAAAAGACTTGCTAAAAGGA of the Lysinibacillus fusiformis genome contains:
- a CDS encoding NAD(P)/FAD-dependent oxidoreductase produces the protein MTIHRGTLYWPTTTHKDLSIIENPIEPFYDVIIIGGGIAGFLAAHTCLEAGLKVALIEKNDIAMGSTAANTGILHYSNDIMLHELIEQIGEKDAVRFYRMCYEAVQNIETIAHTLPDHADFRRRQSICFASKTRDASKLLCEFKTLHRHGFPCEYWNEVIIKERLGFEKDGALVTFNDAEFNPVKFVQSLAEQCQQKGLHIYTNIMVNVLEDTNEGTILHTINGQFTTRNLIFATGYQNLPYGQLKGTNLKRSYSIVTNSIENFKPWFEQSLIWETKRPYLYMRTTPDNRIIIGGLDEDKAKIPKSEEKLEKQSNKLLELLQELFPQYDVKIDYSYCATFGDSLDYLPFIGEHPNHSHYYYLLGYGGNGTVYSMLGVNIIKDLLKGIPNDDARIVTLARKNGIK